The region TAACTTTAATGATACAGTACATAATTGGATATAGGCATATAGCTCCTTGTTCCCAGTTGGATCTGCCGCTAAGTATAATAAatcaagttttttttattaactcttaataattaattagtttgtAGCAGGTAATTTGATCCACTTTtgcaatatttaattatatttgtattttgctAATGGAACTAGCTTGATCATTGGGTTAATAACTTATGATTATAGCTATAGTTTTTGTTATTCTCGTTTCAACGAATAACATATGTAGGTCTGCGTCATGACTCATGCATGAGACTATGAGAGCAATGTGCATGAATTATTGTAGTATTTCTCTACATATGCTTGTGAGAGTGACAATGTATACATGTCAAActgttttttgaaattttcaagcAATGGCCTGTAAAATTTGACCtttattactaatttataattaCCTTATAATAATGTAATTATTTTgacattattaaaaaattatatttagaaatataCTACAGGTGTAGAGGGTCGCGCCCGCGATCCCATTTAATAATATAACTAATGCGTACTTACAAAGTCAAATATATTTATTCTACAAATACCTAACtatcaatttaaaaataaaataaaaagtaaaccCCTTTGAAGCTAATTGACAATCGGGCATTCTGTCATTATATGTAATTATCAATATTTTATTCGGTAGTGAATATATCGATTAAAATCAAGAGCTTCATTGCCTTTAAATTCACTAGCACGAAATATATATAGTTTATAAGTTTTATTTATTCCTTTTGCACATTGTTCAATaatgttaattaaattaaatatgaatcaTATGTTGTGAGTATAAGAAAAGGCAGCCGATGTAAGCATGGCTATGACCAAATTGACAACAattgatatttttcttttgaGGACCAAAAACAAACGTATGTCATTAATAAGTTTACTTTTTGGtgttataatattttataattgtaAAATATATTTGACTTTCTCAGGCAATCTCTGTGTAGCATAGAATTTTCAATCCATGGAatgcaaattaattttttttaaggagGCGGGAAGATTTAGTATTGATAATTTAATCAGTGACTTAAAATATTTCTTTGAAAATGTACATGCTACTGATTGACGATGATGTTCAAGATTTTctatttcaaatatataatcatGATTTTTCATATAAAGAACATGGTAGCAAAGTTAAAATTGTTTTTGGTTAAAAATCGTGTTGTTGGCTAAATACTACTCCTGAAAAGCCCAAACCCAAACCCAAACCCAAACCCAAAGCCCAAACCCCAAAGCAAGATTTCTTTACCAAAAAATGGATCAGTAATTACTCAAAGTGAAGTACTGTTTCACTGAAGCAGTTAAAAATATAAGGTGAATTTTTTAAAGAAGACTTTTCTCTTGATTTACAACCTCAGACCTCACCTCCCCTTTCTCTCACTACCCAAGAGCTTATCGGCGAGTCTGTGAAACCGGAGCTCGCCTTTCAGCTTCCGATCGGAAGGTGAATCATCTGATATATTTCCTATCTCTTGATTGTGCATCCAGCTGTTGATCGTCTTGTCTTTATTTTCGCCGCCATTTTTCTTCTCTAGGGTTTTAGGtgtacttttcagatctgtgaTTTTCATCATCTGGTTTAGGGTTTAAGACTGTGTGGGTGTGCAATGATGGTATTTTGCTCTGATCCATGTTCAGAATTAGATGTCGTGAATttgattttgtttaattatttgtttaggAAGGAAGTTTGTGAAATGTATGTAGATATGCAAGCGTACTGAGATCCTTTCATTTTCCCGTAGAAGCCTTTTTATggtatttttatgaaaattattttaatttcagttGTATTACGTATTTTTGCTTGATGAGCTGAATTTCTAGTTTGTTAtccttttatttttcatgtGCATTATTGTGAAGGATGTATTATTAATAAGTGACGCTAACATAATTTGGAGTTCGAGTTCATTGGTGTTTTTATTCTGAAATTGCCTTCATTTTTCAagtttgtgaattttttttgttcgaATGATATACTGTGCTTATTGAATTGACTAGGGGATTATTTGTCTTGTTATTCGTAGTATGCAGACATTGAAAATGGTAATCATGTTCTATTTGCTGAGTGGGTTGGTTGGTTTcacatttataattttttgttgGTATTTTTACTATTTGTAATAGtcatatggagtactatattgttatgctaaaatagtaaaattccTTCCTATCTATTGGTTTGGATGGTGAGTGGTCAGCGCCTTTTTTTTGCCTGTGTTGATTTTCATCTTATGTATGGACATTCCCTAACAAATTATTGAAAAGCTGTGCTTTTTTTTCGGGTTGAGTATCAGCTTAATAAGGATGAGAATTGAGAAGTAGTGTGTGTGTGAAGTTGTGCTCAGAACTTTAGATTTGATTAGGAGAAAAGCAGAAAGGAATTAAGTGCtacttaaatttatttgtaCATGTTGAGATGATTGCTATGTTTTCTTATCTCTAGGTGACCTTCACAAGTTTTGTGAAGCTTTTAGTTTAATGGCAGTGATAGTTCCATTTGCTTTATTTAACTGCTATTTTTTGGTTTGCTGTGCAGGACTGACTTTGGGTGTAATGGCAGCTAGACTACAGCAATTGCAAAGCAAGGCTTGCCAAGCCACACAATATGTGTCCAAGCATGGCACCACCTACTATAAGCAGTTAATGGAGCAGAACAAACAATATGTAAAAGAACCAGCAACTGTTGAAACATGTAGCGAATTATCCAAGCAGCTGTTCTACACTCGTCTTGCCAGGTTACTTTTTGTCTCCCTATATTTCGCATGAGTTTCTATCAgcattgattttaatatttatagtctaCTGAGGTCTATCTGCTTGAGCTTGTTATCAATGCATTATGCAATTgataaatatcaataatatgCAGCTCTGCCATTGACAAGCTAAATACTTGAGACAGTTCACAAAGCTAACTAATGATGGACATTGTGTGACGGTTTCACTGGATTCTATGATTGATTTATGCTCTTATCAGCACCTCATTTGCTTGGTTCTTCTGTTCTGGGTGAACATGATGTTTACATATTTGTTGAATCTGACGTGTCTAGAGTTGCTACAGAAATTTCAAGCTGCATCCTTAAATTCTATAAAGACTCCTAATTTACTCTGTTACACCAATTGCAGCATTCCTGGTCGCACTGAGACCTTCTGGAAGGAAATTGACTACGTGAAGAATATGTGGAGGCACAGACAGGAAATGAAGGTTGAGGATCTTGGAATCGCTGCTCTGTTCGGGCTTGAATGCTTTGCATGGTTCTGTGCCGGTGAAATTGTCGGAAGGGGATTCACAATTACCGGCTACTATCCCTGAAAACAAACTGGGTAATAATTGTGGGAATGATTCGCGTACTCATGGTCGGGCAGATTGTCATCATGCAAGTTTTTTGATTTCAAAGAGAGTTTGGCAAGCTGATAAATCAGTGTTAAAATTGAAGGCCTCAATAATCAGTACATCGGTATTTGAATTTTCTCTTGGTGGAGTGGTTTTGAACTtcacattgtttttattttcatttagaTATTGTTACTGTGATGAATGTAGCTCCTTATAAATGTtttggtgttgccttcataaatTACCTCCGGACTCTATCTTTGATTCAATAATGGTTCCATGCCtgcctctttttttttgtttgacatTCAAGTTAAGTGGATTAATAATGGTTTTCCATTTACTTTGTGGAAATAGTGACTTAAATCCTGGATCTGTAGGCTGGAGGAGAAACTAATGGTGAAGTTTGTCCAATTTCTGGTAGTTCTTCGGTTCTTCCCAGCCTAGTAAAAAATGATAGTACGTTGAGAGATCTTAAAAGTGTTCACATCATATTTTAACATATTTTAACATGTTTCTGTAAAAGTATTTGATGTGTTTTgcaaaaatgaaatgaagtggataatttttcaattttgatgtCTCCTAGCTTAAAAAAATTGTGGAAAAACATTATGTTTAATAATGTTGGCAATTGTcctacaaataaatatttaggtATTAATATAATGTATTGTTGATAGAGTGCATACATGTCTTGAATTAATTATGTGATTAAGTATGTGTTGATTAAGATTCTAAATATGAAGattaaaatgaatatataaacTCATATTTTGGTTCATCACATCATATAACACATTTAATCCAAATCAAAGTATATCAGTATGTGGTACAACTACAACTAATACTtagatttaatataattttttcggCTTATTTTGAAGTAGCAAAGAATAATCAAAATTTCACTagattagtagtagtatatttttccCACCTCTGTATCTTTTCATAGTAATAAAGGTAGTttgagtaaaataaataaattccccAATTAGCCCCGCATGGCAGTGGCAAATGATGGTGGAGAAACGCCGGCTGACCAATGACACAACAGAGGCCACGCAGATTACGATTCTTCTGGAGGGCTATTTCGGTAATTCATCTCATTTCTCCTGAGACTACAATTACACGAAACTAAAACAAATTGATTTTTCTTAACTGAATTGCCACAGAGCGAAGAGACCAACGTTTCAAGGGAAGAAACCCACAGCGCCGCTGTATACCATTCCAGGGAGAGAGAGAATGCTGCCGCGACCCCCCGCACATCTACATCGGACCTCCGtctccaccgccgccgcatTCCTAATCTTCTCCGTTCTGATTGCTGAATCTACCGATAAGCCTCCGGTATTCGTTTACCGTACCGTTCGATGTCAGATTCCCGATTTCTTCATTTTGTGGTCGTTGATCTGTTGAATGTGTGTAACAGGTCAAGTGCAGCACGACCTGCGCGGCGGAGAACTGTGATAGTAAGTATTTTCTCGATGACTGGTTGAcgtttttgttattttgttctTCCTTCTGAAATGTGTACTCTAGCGATTGGGATTAGGTATGGGAAGTACTGCGGAGTAGGATGGACCGGATGTGCCGGGGAGAAACCTTGTGATGATGTGGATGCTTGTTGTCAAATTCACGATGACTGTGTCGGCATGAATGGTAATCACTCGGCATCTAATATTATTGTGGCGATTATGAAATTGAATCTCAAACATATGATTAGGATAGCGATTGCTTGATTTTCATTTGAATGAGTATGTTTCTGTCTATCTCACATTCTGACTCAATGCTGCTTTCTACGCTCTTGTGTTTGAGAAGAAGTTTCTATTTGAATGGGTTTATTGAATAGAATGGATCTTCTAATATTATTTGTGAACATTTTGATGGGTGTTGGGCTGTTGAGGCCATGCGAGCTGTCAAAGTGATGCTAGAAATGTTTACTCAGCAATTCATTGCACAGAAACTCAAATTTTGTGCTTGTGATAGTCAAAACATGGGAGTGGGAattgattgataaaaaaaatattggatATGTATGAAGATGTCCTGAGTTACATAGATGTAGGCTTAAGCCTTCCTTGACATCAGTTCAACTAAACTCGATGCATAATCATACGAGATTGTACGGATCATTCTTTGCCTTTGTCAAGGTTCATATGTAAAGTCATACCATGAACAGTCATATATCTTCCCTAATTTGCCTTTACCCACCGTGCTGATGATTTCTGTTGCCTGTGGTACATTTTTTTTGTCTGTAATGAATCCCAACCATCTTAATCACTTCTCCCAATTTTTTCATTGTGTACTATCTTAGCAATTTATATGCATCTTGTATATCCTGCGCTGCCTATAAATTTCTCTTAGTGGTCTGGTTAACTGATCAGTCAAATATGTTTCTCAATAGACCCTGTTACTATTCATAAGAGTCTTAAATTCCAAATCACACAAGAGAAAGTCGTGGTTAGCAATTGGCTCCATTTGGGAACATGTTTCTTCTGATTATTGCCTATAAACTAAACCAACTTCACTGGTTTGTCCACAAGTACTTCGGTTTGCTAAACTTGACTTTGTTCTTTCCTTGAGTAGTCTTGCTTGTAAGAAATATGAGATTTTTTCCTGACTGAAGTTTCTATCGAATAAAATCCAGGGATTGTGGcctattttatcttatttatatCATCCTTGCTAATAGTATGAGAACCTTAGGGTCTAATTTTAATAAAAGCCATATCATGATCAGACAATATCTTTGGCTCAATAAAATCCCCATTATCAGGCTAAGTTGCAAACTAATTGCTATTCATGACAAGTGTTTCTGCTCTAGCTTCTCTCAAAATTACCTCCAATGATAAATCTTAAGAAATGCTCTCTTCTTCTTAGCTACAATGATACCTAGCTCTATCTACCATCACAGTTATGATAAATCTAAAGAAATCCTTACCAAGTTGATCTTGTTGCTCAATGATCAATTCATATCATGGCCATGCTGTCCTTTGTTCCTTCTCCTTTTGTCAGTTCCTTTATTGATCAAGCCAATATCACTCATGAAGCAAAGATGAATCCAAAAGGTGTATGGTTCTTGCTGGTCCCAATGCTGACTCATTTTAGGGATGTATCAAACAAGTTCAGTACTCTTTGTGAATTCTAAGTTTTATACTGCACGTAACAGTAACATTCTACAACATGTCAAATATAGAGCTTATGCCGTTGATGTCTCACTCATGCGTCATTATTACAATGATGTCATGAAATTGGCTTGATAAAGCACTCTTTTGACGAAAAACTTACCTTCTTTGTTGCACATCTACAAGATGCGTATTTCATCCTCTGCTAGCCCAGCTCATCACACCAATATCAGCTCCTATTGTAACCTTAACTACTCTGCAATATATCTTAAAATGTCTGTTAATCATGGATTGTAAGACATGGAGAGTGAGCTTTCACTTCAACTGGAGGTGATTCTTTTCACCAACTGCTTCATGACTACACTGTGATTTGATAATTATTTCATGCACCTGCAAAATTGATCTACCTTTGCATAGTTTACATTCTTAAACTGAAATGCCCCTGCTGATATAGAGTAAAATTCTCATCATGCCTGTCCACATTAAACTCTGCTTGAAACTTAACTCCGAATTAATCCATCTAACATAATCAGGTGTGATCAACATTCAATGCCACGAGGAGTTCAAAAAGTGCCTAAAGAAAGTACATAAATCAGGGAAGGAAGGGTTCTCCAAGGTGTGCCCATATGATACAACAATACCTACAATGATACAGGGAATGGACATAGCAATTCTATTAAGTCAGATGGGAGCTCCAAGAGAAGACCTTTAATAGATTAGCTAAATTCAAGAGACCATTAAGGTAAAGAGTTACATTTggaaattttatttcttgattcatCTCCATGATAGAGTATGAATGTCAGTAACATTCATTTTCTGGTATTTGGGAAGATTTTTTTCTCTTTGACATACTATAAATGAGAGAGTTGATTCATGCTATTCTTATTACACTAGTGGTCAATAAAAATGGGCTTGTTAATTGTTATTGATAGCTTTTGCAAACTGCTGGAGTGAATTCAGGTTCTTGCCATTTTGTTCAACTTGTCATATTTGTGCTTATATCAATACTAGTGTCTGCTTTGTAATTAAAACTTGAAACAGTTATCAACTTAATCTTACATGAGAATGAATTGCAACTTAGTAAAACGTGTTCCTTTCAATCAATAGGTCGAGAGTTCGAGTCATGGTTAAATGGAAAGGTTGTGGGTAAATGGAAAACTATTATTGATGCAAAATAATAATCAAATCTTTAGGGTCCCCAATTCTTTATTCTATCATTCAAAGTAAATGATCGCGCATTTGGCTGTGCTCCAGTCTAATAGATGAAACTTTCAgttttgagtttttattttcgGAAACTAAACAATACTCTCTCGTTTCCAAAAAATAGTTTGATTTGGGCacacaaatttaataaaaatatgagagagaaagtgagtataatattttaaaattaggaaaaaatgaaaaatcatcaaaagaTTTTATTGATTGCAACTTCATTGGTTTATTTGGCATACTTTCCAATTGAATATTGCAAAACGTGTAGGCGGTGGGAGGTAATTTCAGAGGAAATTGCATGTTTCAcatttgaatatttgattgatACTTAGCCTAGGAGTGAAGCCTCAAATTATTTCCAATTATTATGATATCTCATTAATTCGTAGACTCGTTGTACCGCGTTGCACGTTCTAGTGTTTTACTACAAGCCAGTttgacttttaatttttttttgtaattaatcaTAACTCTAAGTCTCTAATactaattttaatgatttttattattataattacttGAAGATCTGATCCCTTTGGGTTTGGGATCTATAGGTGCAAAAATAGAAtcagaataaataaaaaggatcaaaacaaatcttTCGATAATTTCGGACCCACCACAAATGTTTTTGGGTGATAGAATTGAATAAATAATCATTATTTaagatataattttaattattgataaAAACTTGTTTTTATTTCGACGTAAAGGTGCTTCTACTAACTTTAAATACAATTAGTCATCAATTTCGAATCGTTAAGATAGATATGTTTATCAGGACGTACTAGTATATCTCAATTAAAAGATACTGTCTTTATCCAAATATTTTCATATAGAATTTATACTACTAGTTTTAGTGAATcgataaaaataatttcaataatccAAAATCTGAGAAAATAAGGTAATTGCTCCACAATTCAGACACAAAAAGGGCAATTTGGTCAGCGCGAGTCTCTTTCCGAAGCTGGAAAACCGACTTATTCATTCATTATACTATATTActatataatgaataattttCTTCGGTAACCAATACAGATAATATTCTtcgtaataaaaaaatttcagtgGTATATATAAATCTCGAGGGAAATTCCGGTATTATAATCTTTATTGGCCGAACAGTTACAGAGATTAGCACCAGTGATCGCAATTTTGGAAGATGAAGAAATCAAAGTTTATGCAGAATTCAAAGGACATGCTTTCCAGGAGCTTCAATCCAACAAAATGGTAGATCTTCTTCAATCTCCACGCATTCAGATATATAGATCATGtggtgtatgtgtgtgtgtttttctttttatcacCAATTTTGTGTAGGAAATTTGCTGTAGTTAATGACCTGGTTGTTCCGTCCACCAGATTACggattttttttcgttttttttatattcaattaGTGTGAATTGGTGTCGATTTTGGTGTATTAGAGGTATAACTAGTAGGTGTTGAATTGGTTGCAGCAAGATTTCGTTGAAATTGGCGGCTTCGAGGTTAAAGCTCCTGAGAAACAAGAAAGAGGTGCAAGTGAAACAGATGAAGAGGGAAATAGCACAGCTGCTCGAGACTGGGCAGGATCAGACGGCTAAAATTCGAGTAATGACACATGTTGCTTACTAGTATTTCTTTGGATGTGTTAAAGTAGATGGCTTTCTAATGGTGTCAGGTCTTGATTTGCGAGTTGTGGTTTGAACTTTAAGATGGGTAAAGCTTGGGAATTACTGCATTAACTAAGATTGTGTTGTGATTAGGTTTTGTTTGATACTATCATATTGCTGTTATACATGCTCAAGTCTCCGGAGGAAATGGGGGGGTTTGCAAAGCATAGGCTTGGAACGACTGTTTCCGAAAATTACTTATGGTCCTCACAAACAATGTTTCATGAGAAGGCTTATACTAACAATAAAGAGCTCGTGTCATGTACTCATGTTTTTAAACACATATTATCATTGGTTATGGAATGGGAAGGAGTACTGCATAATACTAGTTCTGTCAAGTCTATATAACAAATTTTCTGCTGCTTGGCTGTTGCTATAGCAAGTATTGAGTGTGCACCTATGTTGGTTTACCATGCAATAGAAATTCCGATGACCTTGCCAGTTTTACCGTTATTTTCATTAGATTAGTTGTAACTTCATTTACTATGTCCTGCCAAATTAGCTAGCATTGAACCTAGACTTTGTGCACTGGGAAGTTGGATTTGACTTTTCTTGTAGCTGTGTGGTAATATTAATTTAGTCCGTCTGATATACTTGCATTCTGATAGTAAAGTGCTCAATATAAGTACGACCATGGTGATTTGTAACATATGCATGCATGTTTTAGTAAAAATATTGATTATTGGTTCTTGATTTACTATCTGACATTAAGAAAAGTAAAATCTGTGTTTTAAGGAACTCAATATTGTAGCCAACTTGAAACTGTATATCTCCTTTTGTA is a window of Salvia splendens isolate huo1 chromosome 3, SspV2, whole genome shotgun sequence DNA encoding:
- the LOC121796381 gene encoding probable phospholipase A2 homolog 1 gives rise to the protein MLPRPPAHLHRTSVSTAAAFLIFSVLIAESTDKPPVKCSTTCAAENCDTIGIRYGKYCGVGWTGCAGEKPCDDVDACCQIHDDCVGMNGVINIQCHEEFKKCLKKVHKSGKEGFSKVCPYDTTIPTMIQGMDIAILLSQMGAPREDL
- the LOC121796386 gene encoding uncharacterized protein LOC121796386 — encoded protein: MAARLQQLQSKACQATQYVSKHGTTYYKQLMEQNKQYVKEPATVETCSELSKQLFYTRLASIPGRTETFWKEIDYVKNMWRHRQEMKVEDLGIAALFGLECFAWFCAGEIVGRGFTITGYYP